One genomic window of Mus pahari chromosome 23, PAHARI_EIJ_v1.1, whole genome shotgun sequence includes the following:
- the Sun1 gene encoding SUN domain-containing protein 1 isoform X3 — MDFSRLHSYTPPQCVPENTGYTYALSSSYSSDALDFETEHRLEPVFDSPRMSRRSLRLVTTASYSSGDSQAIDSHISTSRATPAKGRETRTVKQRRSASKPAFSINHLSGKGLSSSTSHDSSCSLRSATVLRHPVLDESLIREQTKVDHFWGLDDDGDLKGGNKAATQGNGELAAEVASSNGYTCRDCRMLSARTDALTAHSAIHGATSRVYSRDRTLKPRGVSFYLDRTLWLAKYTSSSFASFMVQLFQVVLMKLNFESETYKLKGYESRAYESQSYETKSHESEAHLGHCGRMTAGELSRVDGESLCDDCKGKKHLEIHTATHSQLAEPHRVAGAAGRLCVYTGDLLVRALRRTRAAGWSVAEAVWSVLWLTVTAPGKAASGTFWWLGSGWYQFVTLISWLNVFLLTRCLRNICKVFVLLLPLLLLLGAGVSLWGQGNFFSLLPVLNWTAMQPTQRVDDSKGMHRPGPLPPSPPPKVDHKASQWPQESDMGQKVASLSAQCHNHDERLAELTVLLQKLQIRVDQVDDGREGLSLWVKNMVGQHLQEMGTIESPDAKTDFITFHRDHEVRLSNLEDVLRKLTEKSEAIQKELEETKLKAGSRDEEQPLLDRVQHLELELNLLKSQLSDWQHLRTSCEQAGARIQETVQLMFSEDQQGGSLEWLLEKLSSRFVSKDELQVLLHDLELKLLQNITHYITVTGQAPTSEAIMSAVNQAGVSGITEAQAHIIVNNALKLYSQDKTGMVDFALESGGGSILSTRCSETYETKTALLSLFGVPLWYFSQSPRVVIQPDIYPGNCWAFKGSQGYLVVRLSMKIYPTTFTMEHIPKTLSPTGNISSAPRDFAVYGLETEYQEEGQPLGRFTYDQEGDSLQMFHTLERSDQAFQIVELRVLSNWGHPEYTCLYRFRVHGEPIQ, encoded by the exons GACAGTCAAACAGAGAAGAAGTGCAAGCAAGCCAGCTTTTAGTATCAACCACCTGTCAGGGAAGGGCTTGTCCTCAAGCACAAGCCATGACAGCTCTTGCAGCCTGCGGAGTGCCACGGTGCTGCGGCACCCTGTGCTAGATGAGTCCCTGATTCGTGAGCAGACCAAAGTGGACCACTTCTGGG GTCTCGATGATGATGGTGACCTTAAAG GTGGAAATAAAGCTGCCACTCAGGGAAATGGTGAACTGGCAGCAGAGGTGGCGAGCAGCAATGGATACACCTGCCGTGACTGTAGGATGCTCTCAGCACGCACTGACGCACTCACAGCCCACTCTGCCATCCACGGGGCCACCTCCAGGGTTTACTCCAGAGATAGGACTCTCAAACCAC GCGGTGTGTCCTTTTACCTGGATAGGACTCTGTGGCTGGCCAAGTACACCTCCTCATCCTTTGCATCATTTATGGTTCAACTTTTTCAAGTGGTTTTAATGAAGCTCAATTTTGAATCTGAAACGTACAAATTGAAAGGCTATGAATCCAGAGCTTATGAATCACAGAGCTATGAGACAAAGAGCCATGAGTCAGaag CCCATCTCGGTCACTGTGGGAGGATGACTGCCGGAGAACTTTCCAGAGTGGATGGGGAGTCCCTGT GTGATGACTGTAAGGGGAAGAAGCACCTTGAGATACACACAGCCACCCACTCTCAACTGGCCGAGCCACACAGGGTGGCCGGGGCCGCGGGGCGCCTCTGCGTCTATACAG GTGACCTCTTGGTTCGAGCACTTCGCAGGACTAGAGCTGCTGGGTGGTCTGTGGCCGAGGCCGTGTGGTCGGTGCTCTGGCTGACTGTCACTGCTCCAG GGAAGGCAGCCTCTGGAACCTTCTGGTGGCTAGGGAGTGGCTGGTACCAATTTGTTACTTTGATTTCTTGGCTGAATGTGTTTCTTCTTACCAG GTGCCTTCGAAATATTTGCAAGGTTTTTGTCTTGCTCCTCCCACTCCTACTTTTACTAG GTGCTGGTGTCTCCCTGTGGGGCCAGGGAAACTTCTTCTCACTCCTACCAGTGCTGAACTGGACGGCCATGCAGCCAACACAGAGGGTGGACGATTCCAAGGGCATGCATAGACCTGGCCCTCTTCCCCCGAGCCCACCTCCAAAG GTTGATCACAAGGCTTCCCAGTGGCCTCAGGAGAGTGACATGGGGCAGAAGGTAGCTTCTTTGAGTGCGCAGTGCCACAACCATGATGAGAGACTTGCAGAGCTGACAGTCCTGCTTCAGAAACTCCAAATACGGGTAGACCAAGTGGATGACGGCAGGGAAGGGCTGTCGCTGTGGGTCAAGAATATGGTTGGACAGCACCTGCAGGAGATGGGCACCATAGAATCACCTGATGCTAAG ACTGACTTCATAACTTTCCACCGCGACCATGAAGTGCGTCTCTCCAACTTGGAAGATGTTCTTAGAAAACTGACAGAAAAATCTgag GCTATCCAGAAGGAGCTGGAAGAAACCAAGCTGAAAGCAGGCAG CAGGGATGAAGAGCAGCCCCTTCTTGACCGTGTGCAGCACCTAGAACTGGAACTGAACCTGCTGAAGTCACAGCTGTCAGACTGGCAGCATCTGAGGACCAGCTGTGAGCAG GCTGGGGCCCGCATCCAGGAGACTGTGCAGCTCATGTTCTCTGAGGATCAGCAGGGCGGCTCCCTTGAGTGGCTATTAGAGAAGCTTTCCTCTCGGTTCGTGAGCAAAGATGAGCTGCAGGTGCTTTTACATGACCTTGAGCTGAAACTGCTGCAGAATATCACACACTACATCACCGTGACAGGCCAGGCCCCGACATCCGAGGCTATTATGTCTGCCGTGAATCAGGCAGGGGTTTCAGGAATCACAGAAGCG CAAGCACATATCATTGTGAACAATGCTCTGAAGCTATACTCCCAAGACAAGACGGGGATGGTGGACTTTGCTCTGGAGTCTGGAG GTGGCAGCATCCTAAGCACTCGGTGCTCGGAGACCTATGAGACCAAGACGGCGCTGCTGAGCCTGTTTGGGGTCCCACTGTGGTACTTCTCACAGTCACCCCGAGTGGTGATCCAG CCCGATATCTACCCAGGGAATTGCTGGGCGTTCAAAGGTTCCCAGGGGTACCTGGTGGTGCGGTTATCCATGAAGATCTACCCAACCACATTCACCATGGAGCACATTCCAAAGACGCTATCACCCACTGGTAACATCTCCAGTGCCCCCAGGGACTTCGCAGTCTAT GGACTGGAAACCGAGTATCAAGAAGAGGGGCAGCCTCTGGGACGGTTCACCTATGACCAGGAAGGGGACTCACTCCAGATGTTCCACACACTG GAAAGATCTGACCAAGCCTTCCAGATAGTAGAGCTCCGGGTCCTGTCCAACTGGGGCCACCCTGAGTACACTTGCCTCTACCGGTTCCGAGTCCACGGAGAGCCCATCCAGTAG